A single genomic interval of Granulicella tundricola MP5ACTX9 harbors:
- a CDS encoding DUF6088 family protein has translation MERLVESILQRVTALPEGAPVSAKMLLHLGTRPAIDQSLSRLARRGRLLRAGRGVYVSPVVTRFGSSAPLAERLIEELSAQRGETIVPSPATSANALGLTTQVPVRTIYLTSGKTRKLTLGKQVIELQHAPSWQLTFAKEPAGEIVRALAWAGPERVDEVLKEIESKVPKGDLKKVNQHISLFPGWLATALSRSAFYV, from the coding sequence GTGGAGCGATTGGTGGAGTCGATATTGCAGCGAGTGACAGCCCTCCCAGAGGGTGCGCCGGTCAGCGCCAAGATGCTGCTGCATCTCGGAACGCGACCCGCTATTGACCAATCTCTCTCCCGGCTCGCTCGCCGAGGACGGCTGCTCAGAGCTGGGCGAGGAGTGTATGTCTCGCCGGTTGTCACTCGTTTCGGGAGCAGTGCCCCTCTGGCGGAGAGGCTGATCGAAGAGCTGTCCGCACAGCGGGGCGAGACGATTGTTCCTTCCCCCGCGACATCGGCGAATGCGCTGGGCCTGACGACACAGGTTCCCGTCCGAACGATCTATCTGACCTCCGGGAAAACCCGGAAGTTAACACTCGGAAAGCAAGTCATCGAACTCCAGCACGCCCCATCCTGGCAACTGACCTTTGCCAAGGAACCCGCTGGCGAGATCGTCCGTGCGCTTGCATGGGCTGGCCCCGAGAGAGTGGACGAGGTTCTGAAAGAGATCGAGAGCAAGGTTCCAAAGGGTGACCTCAAAAAGGTCAATCAACATATCTCCTTATTCCCCGGATGGCTGGCGACAGCGTTGAGCCGGAGTGCTTTCTATGTCTGA
- a CDS encoding nucleotidyl transferase AbiEii/AbiGii toxin family protein, whose translation MSENFLQLSEKDKVAVLRTATSSSGRSGPLLEKDVWVVWALSTLFESPLGNHLVFKGGTALSKAYKAIRRFSEDVDLTYDIRALAPELVAKAPQGFDAIPPTRSQEKKWSDEIRKELLPAWLRDHAHPIVEAAMAGLSGVRSRVTDGCIFIDYEPLIAPSRYALPSVMLEFGARSTGEPSSVRPVQCDMQDFIQDVSFPLANPRVMEIERIFWEKATAAHVYCVQGEAGLSQRFSRHFHDLTRLHQEGYLPSAIAAREVAEAVAVHKNAFFAEKDANGNRIDYLEVVRGGITLVPTGNAYDALRVDYRRMVQEGLFVEEPESFEQTMTNCALIQEELNLSPRDPNS comes from the coding sequence ATGTCTGAGAACTTTCTCCAACTAAGCGAGAAGGACAAGGTGGCGGTGCTGCGTACCGCCACCTCTTCCTCAGGTCGCTCAGGCCCGCTGTTGGAAAAAGATGTTTGGGTCGTTTGGGCGCTTTCGACGTTGTTTGAGTCCCCGCTCGGAAACCATCTGGTCTTCAAAGGTGGAACCGCTCTGTCAAAGGCGTACAAAGCCATCCGCCGATTCTCAGAAGACGTAGACCTCACCTATGACATTCGGGCTCTCGCACCTGAACTGGTTGCGAAAGCTCCGCAAGGATTCGACGCGATCCCACCGACGAGAAGCCAGGAAAAGAAGTGGTCAGATGAGATCCGTAAGGAGCTTCTACCCGCGTGGTTACGCGACCACGCGCATCCGATTGTGGAAGCAGCGATGGCGGGCTTATCTGGGGTAAGGAGCCGCGTGACCGACGGCTGTATCTTTATCGACTACGAACCTCTCATCGCTCCCTCCAGATACGCTCTGCCAAGCGTGATGCTGGAATTTGGAGCAAGATCCACTGGCGAACCGAGCAGTGTTCGCCCGGTCCAGTGCGACATGCAGGACTTCATCCAAGACGTTTCCTTCCCACTGGCGAACCCGAGAGTCATGGAGATCGAGCGTATTTTCTGGGAGAAGGCTACGGCGGCCCATGTGTATTGTGTGCAGGGCGAAGCTGGGCTTAGCCAGCGCTTTTCTCGACACTTCCATGATCTGACTCGTCTGCATCAAGAGGGATATCTGCCAAGTGCGATTGCGGCACGAGAAGTCGCGGAGGCCGTCGCCGTCCACAAAAACGCTTTCTTTGCGGAAAAGGATGCGAATGGTAATCGCATTGACTATCTTGAAGTAGTTCGCGGTGGCATCACATTGGTGCCCACCGGGAATGCCTACGATGCTCTACGCGTAGATTATCGGCGCATGGTTCAAGAAGGCCTGTTTGTCGAAGAGCCTGAGTCATTTGAACAGACGATGACCAACTGCGCTCTCATACAGGAAGAGCTAAATCTTTCGCCAAGAGACCCCAACTCTTAA
- a CDS encoding TrbC/VirB2 family protein yields the protein MKTLHRAARVERPNLRPSFSGFLLLTLLLFPLAAHAQTGSSPFDTGLTSIQTLFTGTIAKVSSLIAIVLGG from the coding sequence ATGAAGACGCTTCATCGTGCAGCCCGAGTTGAGAGGCCAAACCTTCGGCCTTCTTTCTCGGGTTTTTTACTGCTCACCCTTCTCCTGTTTCCACTGGCGGCTCACGCTCAAACCGGGAGTTCGCCTTTTGACACAGGTCTCACATCCATTCAGACGCTCTTCACCGGGACGATCGCCAAGGTGAGCAGCCTGATTGCGATTGTGTTGGGCGGGTAA